The following are encoded in a window of Scophthalmus maximus strain ysfricsl-2021 chromosome 6, ASM2237912v1, whole genome shotgun sequence genomic DNA:
- the srgap2 gene encoding SLIT-ROBO Rho GTPase-activating protein 2 isoform X5 gives MTSPAKFRKDKEIVAEYETQVKEIRAQLVEQLKCLDQQCELRVQLLQDLQDFFRKKAEIEMDYSRNLEKLAERFLTKTRSTKDHLLKKEQSILSPVNCWNLLLLQVKRESRDHATLSDLYLNNIIPRFAQISEDSGRLFKKSKEVGVQLQEDMMKVLNELYTVMKTYHMYNTDSINAESKLKDAEKQEEKQMGRSNRQDDRQTPRSPDTLSSIKNDEKPVRRSSVKKIEKMKEKRQAKYTENKLKAIKARNEYLLALEATNSCVFKYYIRDLSDIIDCCDLGYHASLHRALRTYLSAEQNVETSKHTGLETLDGAAESLEPNGDKQKLMETYNNVFCPPARFDFQSHMGDMMGMMCAQQPLEGELLQRCQQLQSRLSTLKIENEEVKKTMEATLSTIQDMVTVEDYDVSECFHHSNSMESVKSTFSESYLSKPSLAKRRANQQETEQFYFTKLKEFLEGRNLITKLEAKHDLIQKTLGESQKTDCCLASGRRNSTVRKQDLGEAIPLMVESCICFISRHGLQHEGIFRVSGSQVEVNDIKNAFERGEDPLAGDQNDHDMDSIAGVLKLYFRGLDHALFPKEVFHDLISCVSMESLQERAVHIKKVLQSLPNKTLIIMRYLFAFLNHLSQYSEDNMMDPYNLAICFGPTLMSVPEGNDQVSCQAHVNELIKTIIIHHDTIFPGPPDLQGPVYALPGTGEDFCDSPHCEPPLVEEPAPDAVSVIHNSEDGSLTVSESDPIEAIARFDYSGRTSRELSFKKGASLLVYQRASDDWWEGRHNGVDGLVPHQYIVLQDMSDGGRGGSKPDVDSRDLLEERVSTRGSAASPTGAHVADIYLANLNKCVGLRKRPESGSIRRTLRSSESDSTSPGTSGGGVRTASLPVGGALVKETGDKRPVSAHSILNSVTRHSSLKTKVESPQLRKTTAAGRSKSFSNHRPLDPEVIAQVEQSSQDIEAAMSSALSELSKSERQSTSKHTHTPDVVLDTLEQLKGVGGGGGGGASEPSSPLHSRLLRDSEGGSSHAHPLQRSASSASDVPSSFRPTKSQPRSPLPSATSPSLSSSSLSSSVPSFRELRPPATRPKPVVFPKGGGGGGSPAMGSPTSTVPLTPPPPPPPGGHTHSLPHTPPPPPPPQPNDKSCPA, from the exons AGATCCGTGCCCAGCTGGTGGAGCAGCTTAAGTGTCTGGACCAGCAGTGTGAGCTGAGGGTGCAGCTGCTCCAGGATCTGCAGGACTTTTTCAGGAAGAAGGCGGAGATTGAGATGGACTACAGCCGCAACCTGGAGAAGCTGGCGGAGAGGTTCCTCACCAAGACACGCAGTACCAAGGACCATCTACTCAA gAAGGAGCAGAGTATTTTGTCTCCTGTGAACTGCTGGAACCTGTTGCTGCTTcaggtgaagagggagagccGCGACCACGCCACTCTGTCCGACCTCTACCTCAACAACATCATTCCCCGCTTTGCACAGATCAGCGAGGACTCAGGGCGCCTCTTCAAGAAG AGCAAAGAGGTCggtgtgcagctgcaggaggacatGATGAAAGTTCTCAATGAGCTTTACACG GTGATGAAGACGTACCACATGTACAACACGGACAGCATCAATGCAGAGTCCAAGCTGAAGGATGCGGAGAAGCAAGAGGAGAAGCAGATGGGACGCTCAAATCGTCAGGACGACCGTCAGACGCCGCGCTCCCCCGACACCCTGTCCAGCATCAAGAACGACGAGAAACCTGTCCGACGCTCCAGTGTTAAGAAAattgagaagatgaaggagaag AGACAAGCTAAGTACACGGAGAACAAGCTGAAGGCCATCAAGGCCAGGAATGAGTACCTGCTCGCCCTCGAAGCCACCAACAGCTGCGTCTTCAAATATTACATCCGTGACCTATCCGACATCATTGAC tgttgtGACCTAGGCTACCATGCCAGCCTGCATCGCGCCCTGAGGACCTACTTATCTGCAGAACAGAATGTGGAGACGTCCAAACACACCGGCCTGGAGACACTGgatggagctgcagagagtctggAGCCCAATggagacaaacagaaactgaTGGAGACCTACAACAATGTCTTCTGCCCCCCAGCTCGCTTCGACTTCCAGTCCCACATGGGAGACATG ATGGGCATGATGTGTGCACAGCAGCCGCTGGAAGGTGAGCTGCTCCAGAGGTGTCAGCAGCTGCAGTCCCGTCTCTCCACACTCAAGATTGAGAATGAAGAG GTGAAGAAAACTATGGAGGCCACTCTGTCCACCATCCAAGACATGGTGACGGTGGAGGACTATGATGTCTCTGAGTGCTTCCACCACAGCAACAGCATGGAATCCGTCAAGTCCACCTTCAGCGAATCCTATCTCAGCAAGCCGAGCCTAGCCAAGCGACGGGCCAATCAGCAGGAGACGGAGCAGTTTTACTTCACG aAGCTGAAAGAGTTTCTGGAAGGCAGGAACCTGATCACCAAGCTGGAGGCCAAGCATGACCTCATCCAGAAGACCCTGGGAGAGA GTCAGAAGACTGACTGTTGCCTTGCCAG TGGACGGAGGAACTCAACAGTGCGGAAGCAG GACTTGGGTGAGGCCATTCCTCTGATGGTTGAGAGCTGCATCTGCTTCATCAGTCGCCATG GTCTCCAGCACGAGGGCATCTTCAGAGTGTCGGGCTCCCAGGTGGAAGTCAACGACATCAAGAATGCATTTGAGAGAG GTGAAGACCCGTTGGCAGGGGACCAGAATGACCATGACATGGACTCCATTGCTGGTGTCCTGAAGCTCTACTTTAGAGGACTAGACCACGCCCTCTTCCCCAAAGAAGTCTTTCATGACCTCATAtcctgtgtct CGATGGAGAGCCTCCAGGAGAGGGCAGTCCACATAAAGAAGGTTCTGCAATCTCTGCCAAACAAAACCCTCATCATTATGAGATACCTGTTTGCCTTTCTCAACCA CCTGTCTCAGTACAGCGAGGATAACATGATGGACCCCTACAACCTGGCCATCTGTTTCGGTCCCACCCTGATGTCTGTCCCAGAGGGCAACGACCAGGTATCTTGCCAGGCTCACGTCAACGAGCTCATTAAGACTATCATCAtccaccacgacaccatcttCCCCGGACCACCGGACCTGCAGGGCCCCGTCTACGCCCTCCCTGGAACTGGAGAGGATTTCTG TGACAGTCCACACTGTGAGCCCCCCCTGGTGGAAGAGCCTGCGCCTGACGCTGTCTCTGTCATCCACAACAGCGAAGATG GCTCCTTGACTGTTTCAGAGTCCGACCCAATCGAGGCCATCGCTCGGTTCGACTATTCCGGACGGACCAGTCGGGAGCTGTCGTTCAAAAAGGGTGCCTCTCTGCTTGTGTATCAGCGAGCCTCCGACGACTGGTGGGAGGGACGACACAATGGAGTGGATGGACTTGTACCACATCAATATATTGTGCTCCAAGACAT GTCTGATGGGGGACGGGGAGGTTCAAAGCCTGATGTTGACTCCAGGGACCTGCTGGAAGAGAGGGTCTCCACTAGAGGCAGCGCCGCCTCTCCCACTGGAGCTCATGTGGCTGACATCTACCTGGCCAACCTGAACAAGTGCGTGGg GTTGAGGAAGCGCCCAGAGTCTGGGAGCATCCGGAGAACGCTCCGGAGCTCAGAGAGTGACAGCACCAGTCCAGGAACcagtggaggaggagtgagaaCAGCATCTCTTCCAGTCGGGGGGGCTCTGGTGAAAGAAACTGGAGACAAACGACCCGTCAGCGCTCATAGCATCCTCAACTCGGTCACTCGCCACTCCTCGCTCAAGACCAAG GTGGAGAGTCCGCAGTTAAGGAAGACGACTGCAGCAGGGCGCTCCAAGAGCTTCAGTAACCACCGACCCCTGGACCCAGAGGTCATTGCCCAGGTAGAGCAAAGCTCACAG GACATTGAAGCGGCAATGAGCTCTGCCCTCAGTGAGCTCAGTAAGTCGGAGAGACAGAGCACttccaaacatacacacacccctGACGTGGTCCTGGACACACTGGAGCAGCTGAAAGGTGtgggcggcggaggaggaggaggagcctcgGAGCCCTCCAGCCCACTTCACTCCCGTCTATTGCGGGACAGTGAGGGGGGCTCCTCGCATGCACACCCACTTCAGCGCAGCGCCTCCTCTGCTAGCGACGTGCCCTCCTCCTTCCGCCCCACCAAGAGCCAGCCGCGGAGCCCCCTGCCCTCTGCcacatccccctccctctcctcctcctccctctcctcctctgtaccGTCCTTTAGAGAGCTGCGCCCCCCAGCAACGAGACCCAAGCCCGTGGTTTTCCCAAAgggcggaggagggggtggCAGTCCAGCGATGGgctccccgacctccactgtTCCCCttacacctccacctccccctccacctggaggccacacacactctctccctcacactcctcctcctccgcctcctccccagCCTAATGACAAATCCTGCCCAGCTTAA
- the srgap2 gene encoding SLIT-ROBO Rho GTPase-activating protein 2 isoform X8: MTSPAKFRKDKEIVAEYETQVKEIRAQLVEQLKCLDQQCELRVQLLQDLQDFFRKKAEIEMDYSRNLEKLAERFLTKTRSTKDHLLKKEQSILSPVNCWNLLLLQVKRESRDHATLSDLYLNNIIPRFAQISEDSGRLFKKSKEVGVQLQEDMMKVLNELYTVMKTYHMYNTDSINAESKLKDAEKQEEKQMGRSNRQDDRQTPRSPDTLSSIKNDEKPVRRSSVKKIEKMKEKRQAKYTENKLKAIKARNEYLLALEATNSCVFKYYIRDLSDIIDCCDLGYHASLHRALRTYLSAEQNVETSKHTGLETLDGAAESLEPNGDKQKLMETYNNVFCPPARFDFQSHMGDMMGMMCAQQPLEGELLQRCQQLQSRLSTLKIENEEVKKTMEATLSTIQDMVTVEDYDVSECFHHSNSMESVKSTFSESYLSKPSLAKRRANQQETEQFYFTKLKEFLEGRNLITKLEAKHDLIQKTLGESQKTDCCLASGRRNSTVRKQDLGEAIPLMVESCICFISRHGLQHEGIFRVSGSQVEVNDIKNAFERGEDPLAGDQNDHDMDSIAGVLKLYFRGLDHALFPKEVFHDLISCVSMESLQERAVHIKKVLQSLPNKTLIIMRYLFAFLNHLSQYSEDNMMDPYNLAICFGPTLMSVPEGNDQVSCQAHVNELIKTIIIHHDTIFPGPPDLQGPVYALPGTGEDFCDSPHCEPPLVEEPAPDAVSVIHNSEDESDPIEAIARFDYSGRTSRELSFKKGASLLVYQRASDDWWEGRHNGVDGLVPHQYIVLQDMSDGGRGGSKPDVDSRDLLEERVSTRGSAASPTGAHVADIYLANLNKLRKRPESGSIRRTLRSSESDSTSPGTSGGGVRTASLPVGGALVKETGDKRPVSAHSILNSVTRHSSLKTKVESPQLRKTTAAGRSKSFSNHRPLDPEVIAQVEQSSQDIEAAMSSALSELSKSERQSTSKHTHTPDVVLDTLEQLKGVGGGGGGGASEPSSPLHSRLLRDSEGGSSHAHPLQRSASSASDVPSSFRPTKSQPRSPLPSATSPSLSSSSLSSSVPSFRELRPPATRPKPVVFPKGGGGGGSPAMGSPTSTVPLTPPPPPPPGGHTHSLPHTPPPPPPPQPNDKSCPA, encoded by the exons AGATCCGTGCCCAGCTGGTGGAGCAGCTTAAGTGTCTGGACCAGCAGTGTGAGCTGAGGGTGCAGCTGCTCCAGGATCTGCAGGACTTTTTCAGGAAGAAGGCGGAGATTGAGATGGACTACAGCCGCAACCTGGAGAAGCTGGCGGAGAGGTTCCTCACCAAGACACGCAGTACCAAGGACCATCTACTCAA gAAGGAGCAGAGTATTTTGTCTCCTGTGAACTGCTGGAACCTGTTGCTGCTTcaggtgaagagggagagccGCGACCACGCCACTCTGTCCGACCTCTACCTCAACAACATCATTCCCCGCTTTGCACAGATCAGCGAGGACTCAGGGCGCCTCTTCAAGAAG AGCAAAGAGGTCggtgtgcagctgcaggaggacatGATGAAAGTTCTCAATGAGCTTTACACG GTGATGAAGACGTACCACATGTACAACACGGACAGCATCAATGCAGAGTCCAAGCTGAAGGATGCGGAGAAGCAAGAGGAGAAGCAGATGGGACGCTCAAATCGTCAGGACGACCGTCAGACGCCGCGCTCCCCCGACACCCTGTCCAGCATCAAGAACGACGAGAAACCTGTCCGACGCTCCAGTGTTAAGAAAattgagaagatgaaggagaag AGACAAGCTAAGTACACGGAGAACAAGCTGAAGGCCATCAAGGCCAGGAATGAGTACCTGCTCGCCCTCGAAGCCACCAACAGCTGCGTCTTCAAATATTACATCCGTGACCTATCCGACATCATTGAC tgttgtGACCTAGGCTACCATGCCAGCCTGCATCGCGCCCTGAGGACCTACTTATCTGCAGAACAGAATGTGGAGACGTCCAAACACACCGGCCTGGAGACACTGgatggagctgcagagagtctggAGCCCAATggagacaaacagaaactgaTGGAGACCTACAACAATGTCTTCTGCCCCCCAGCTCGCTTCGACTTCCAGTCCCACATGGGAGACATG ATGGGCATGATGTGTGCACAGCAGCCGCTGGAAGGTGAGCTGCTCCAGAGGTGTCAGCAGCTGCAGTCCCGTCTCTCCACACTCAAGATTGAGAATGAAGAG GTGAAGAAAACTATGGAGGCCACTCTGTCCACCATCCAAGACATGGTGACGGTGGAGGACTATGATGTCTCTGAGTGCTTCCACCACAGCAACAGCATGGAATCCGTCAAGTCCACCTTCAGCGAATCCTATCTCAGCAAGCCGAGCCTAGCCAAGCGACGGGCCAATCAGCAGGAGACGGAGCAGTTTTACTTCACG aAGCTGAAAGAGTTTCTGGAAGGCAGGAACCTGATCACCAAGCTGGAGGCCAAGCATGACCTCATCCAGAAGACCCTGGGAGAGA GTCAGAAGACTGACTGTTGCCTTGCCAG TGGACGGAGGAACTCAACAGTGCGGAAGCAG GACTTGGGTGAGGCCATTCCTCTGATGGTTGAGAGCTGCATCTGCTTCATCAGTCGCCATG GTCTCCAGCACGAGGGCATCTTCAGAGTGTCGGGCTCCCAGGTGGAAGTCAACGACATCAAGAATGCATTTGAGAGAG GTGAAGACCCGTTGGCAGGGGACCAGAATGACCATGACATGGACTCCATTGCTGGTGTCCTGAAGCTCTACTTTAGAGGACTAGACCACGCCCTCTTCCCCAAAGAAGTCTTTCATGACCTCATAtcctgtgtct CGATGGAGAGCCTCCAGGAGAGGGCAGTCCACATAAAGAAGGTTCTGCAATCTCTGCCAAACAAAACCCTCATCATTATGAGATACCTGTTTGCCTTTCTCAACCA CCTGTCTCAGTACAGCGAGGATAACATGATGGACCCCTACAACCTGGCCATCTGTTTCGGTCCCACCCTGATGTCTGTCCCAGAGGGCAACGACCAGGTATCTTGCCAGGCTCACGTCAACGAGCTCATTAAGACTATCATCAtccaccacgacaccatcttCCCCGGACCACCGGACCTGCAGGGCCCCGTCTACGCCCTCCCTGGAACTGGAGAGGATTTCTG TGACAGTCCACACTGTGAGCCCCCCCTGGTGGAAGAGCCTGCGCCTGACGCTGTCTCTGTCATCCACAACAGCGAAGATG AGTCCGACCCAATCGAGGCCATCGCTCGGTTCGACTATTCCGGACGGACCAGTCGGGAGCTGTCGTTCAAAAAGGGTGCCTCTCTGCTTGTGTATCAGCGAGCCTCCGACGACTGGTGGGAGGGACGACACAATGGAGTGGATGGACTTGTACCACATCAATATATTGTGCTCCAAGACAT GTCTGATGGGGGACGGGGAGGTTCAAAGCCTGATGTTGACTCCAGGGACCTGCTGGAAGAGAGGGTCTCCACTAGAGGCAGCGCCGCCTCTCCCACTGGAGCTCATGTGGCTGACATCTACCTGGCCAACCTGAACAA GTTGAGGAAGCGCCCAGAGTCTGGGAGCATCCGGAGAACGCTCCGGAGCTCAGAGAGTGACAGCACCAGTCCAGGAACcagtggaggaggagtgagaaCAGCATCTCTTCCAGTCGGGGGGGCTCTGGTGAAAGAAACTGGAGACAAACGACCCGTCAGCGCTCATAGCATCCTCAACTCGGTCACTCGCCACTCCTCGCTCAAGACCAAG GTGGAGAGTCCGCAGTTAAGGAAGACGACTGCAGCAGGGCGCTCCAAGAGCTTCAGTAACCACCGACCCCTGGACCCAGAGGTCATTGCCCAGGTAGAGCAAAGCTCACAG GACATTGAAGCGGCAATGAGCTCTGCCCTCAGTGAGCTCAGTAAGTCGGAGAGACAGAGCACttccaaacatacacacacccctGACGTGGTCCTGGACACACTGGAGCAGCTGAAAGGTGtgggcggcggaggaggaggaggagcctcgGAGCCCTCCAGCCCACTTCACTCCCGTCTATTGCGGGACAGTGAGGGGGGCTCCTCGCATGCACACCCACTTCAGCGCAGCGCCTCCTCTGCTAGCGACGTGCCCTCCTCCTTCCGCCCCACCAAGAGCCAGCCGCGGAGCCCCCTGCCCTCTGCcacatccccctccctctcctcctcctccctctcctcctctgtaccGTCCTTTAGAGAGCTGCGCCCCCCAGCAACGAGACCCAAGCCCGTGGTTTTCCCAAAgggcggaggagggggtggCAGTCCAGCGATGGgctccccgacctccactgtTCCCCttacacctccacctccccctccacctggaggccacacacactctctccctcacactcctcctcctccgcctcctccccagCCTAATGACAAATCCTGCCCAGCTTAA
- the srgap2 gene encoding SLIT-ROBO Rho GTPase-activating protein 2 isoform X6, whose translation MTSPAKFRKDKEIVAEYETQVKEIRAQLVEQLKCLDQQCELRVQLLQDLQDFFRKKAEIEMDYSRNLEKLAERFLTKTRSTKDHLLKKEQSILSPVNCWNLLLLQVKRESRDHATLSDLYLNNIIPRFAQISEDSGRLFKKSKEVGVQLQEDMMKVLNELYTVMKTYHMYNTDSINAESKLKDAEKQEEKQMGRSNRQDDRQTPRSPDTLSSIKNDEKPVRRSSVKKIEKMKEKRQAKYTENKLKAIKARNEYLLALEATNSCVFKYYIRDLSDIIDCCDLGYHASLHRALRTYLSAEQNVETSKHTGLETLDGAAESLEPNGDKQKLMETYNNVFCPPARFDFQSHMGDMMGMMCAQQPLEGELLQRCQQLQSRLSTLKIENEEVKKTMEATLSTIQDMVTVEDYDVSECFHHSNSMESVKSTFSESYLSKPSLAKRRANQQETEQFYFTKLKEFLEGRNLITKLEAKHDLIQKTLGESQKTDCCLASGRRNSTVRKQDLGEAIPLMVESCICFISRHGLQHEGIFRVSGSQVEVNDIKNAFERGEDPLAGDQNDHDMDSIAGVLKLYFRGLDHALFPKEVFHDLISCVSMESLQERAVHIKKVLQSLPNKTLIIMRYLFAFLNHLSQYSEDNMMDPYNLAICFGPTLMSVPEGNDQVSCQAHVNELIKTIIIHHDTIFPGPPDLQGPVYALPGTGEDFCDSPHCEPPLVEEPAPDAVSVIHNSEDGSLTVSESDPIEAIARFDYSGRTSRELSFKKGASLLVYQRASDDWWEGRHNGVDGLVPHQYIVLQDMSDGGRGGSKPDVDSRDLLEERVSTRGSAASPTGAHVADIYLANLNKLRKRPESGSIRRTLRSSESDSTSPGTSGGGVRTASLPVGGALVKETGDKRPVSAHSILNSVTRHSSLKTKVESPQLRKTTAAGRSKSFSNHRPLDPEVIAQVEQSSQDIEAAMSSALSELSKSERQSTSKHTHTPDVVLDTLEQLKGVGGGGGGGASEPSSPLHSRLLRDSEGGSSHAHPLQRSASSASDVPSSFRPTKSQPRSPLPSATSPSLSSSSLSSSVPSFRELRPPATRPKPVVFPKGGGGGGSPAMGSPTSTVPLTPPPPPPPGGHTHSLPHTPPPPPPPQPNDKSCPA comes from the exons AGATCCGTGCCCAGCTGGTGGAGCAGCTTAAGTGTCTGGACCAGCAGTGTGAGCTGAGGGTGCAGCTGCTCCAGGATCTGCAGGACTTTTTCAGGAAGAAGGCGGAGATTGAGATGGACTACAGCCGCAACCTGGAGAAGCTGGCGGAGAGGTTCCTCACCAAGACACGCAGTACCAAGGACCATCTACTCAA gAAGGAGCAGAGTATTTTGTCTCCTGTGAACTGCTGGAACCTGTTGCTGCTTcaggtgaagagggagagccGCGACCACGCCACTCTGTCCGACCTCTACCTCAACAACATCATTCCCCGCTTTGCACAGATCAGCGAGGACTCAGGGCGCCTCTTCAAGAAG AGCAAAGAGGTCggtgtgcagctgcaggaggacatGATGAAAGTTCTCAATGAGCTTTACACG GTGATGAAGACGTACCACATGTACAACACGGACAGCATCAATGCAGAGTCCAAGCTGAAGGATGCGGAGAAGCAAGAGGAGAAGCAGATGGGACGCTCAAATCGTCAGGACGACCGTCAGACGCCGCGCTCCCCCGACACCCTGTCCAGCATCAAGAACGACGAGAAACCTGTCCGACGCTCCAGTGTTAAGAAAattgagaagatgaaggagaag AGACAAGCTAAGTACACGGAGAACAAGCTGAAGGCCATCAAGGCCAGGAATGAGTACCTGCTCGCCCTCGAAGCCACCAACAGCTGCGTCTTCAAATATTACATCCGTGACCTATCCGACATCATTGAC tgttgtGACCTAGGCTACCATGCCAGCCTGCATCGCGCCCTGAGGACCTACTTATCTGCAGAACAGAATGTGGAGACGTCCAAACACACCGGCCTGGAGACACTGgatggagctgcagagagtctggAGCCCAATggagacaaacagaaactgaTGGAGACCTACAACAATGTCTTCTGCCCCCCAGCTCGCTTCGACTTCCAGTCCCACATGGGAGACATG ATGGGCATGATGTGTGCACAGCAGCCGCTGGAAGGTGAGCTGCTCCAGAGGTGTCAGCAGCTGCAGTCCCGTCTCTCCACACTCAAGATTGAGAATGAAGAG GTGAAGAAAACTATGGAGGCCACTCTGTCCACCATCCAAGACATGGTGACGGTGGAGGACTATGATGTCTCTGAGTGCTTCCACCACAGCAACAGCATGGAATCCGTCAAGTCCACCTTCAGCGAATCCTATCTCAGCAAGCCGAGCCTAGCCAAGCGACGGGCCAATCAGCAGGAGACGGAGCAGTTTTACTTCACG aAGCTGAAAGAGTTTCTGGAAGGCAGGAACCTGATCACCAAGCTGGAGGCCAAGCATGACCTCATCCAGAAGACCCTGGGAGAGA GTCAGAAGACTGACTGTTGCCTTGCCAG TGGACGGAGGAACTCAACAGTGCGGAAGCAG GACTTGGGTGAGGCCATTCCTCTGATGGTTGAGAGCTGCATCTGCTTCATCAGTCGCCATG GTCTCCAGCACGAGGGCATCTTCAGAGTGTCGGGCTCCCAGGTGGAAGTCAACGACATCAAGAATGCATTTGAGAGAG GTGAAGACCCGTTGGCAGGGGACCAGAATGACCATGACATGGACTCCATTGCTGGTGTCCTGAAGCTCTACTTTAGAGGACTAGACCACGCCCTCTTCCCCAAAGAAGTCTTTCATGACCTCATAtcctgtgtct CGATGGAGAGCCTCCAGGAGAGGGCAGTCCACATAAAGAAGGTTCTGCAATCTCTGCCAAACAAAACCCTCATCATTATGAGATACCTGTTTGCCTTTCTCAACCA CCTGTCTCAGTACAGCGAGGATAACATGATGGACCCCTACAACCTGGCCATCTGTTTCGGTCCCACCCTGATGTCTGTCCCAGAGGGCAACGACCAGGTATCTTGCCAGGCTCACGTCAACGAGCTCATTAAGACTATCATCAtccaccacgacaccatcttCCCCGGACCACCGGACCTGCAGGGCCCCGTCTACGCCCTCCCTGGAACTGGAGAGGATTTCTG TGACAGTCCACACTGTGAGCCCCCCCTGGTGGAAGAGCCTGCGCCTGACGCTGTCTCTGTCATCCACAACAGCGAAGATG GCTCCTTGACTGTTTCAGAGTCCGACCCAATCGAGGCCATCGCTCGGTTCGACTATTCCGGACGGACCAGTCGGGAGCTGTCGTTCAAAAAGGGTGCCTCTCTGCTTGTGTATCAGCGAGCCTCCGACGACTGGTGGGAGGGACGACACAATGGAGTGGATGGACTTGTACCACATCAATATATTGTGCTCCAAGACAT GTCTGATGGGGGACGGGGAGGTTCAAAGCCTGATGTTGACTCCAGGGACCTGCTGGAAGAGAGGGTCTCCACTAGAGGCAGCGCCGCCTCTCCCACTGGAGCTCATGTGGCTGACATCTACCTGGCCAACCTGAACAA GTTGAGGAAGCGCCCAGAGTCTGGGAGCATCCGGAGAACGCTCCGGAGCTCAGAGAGTGACAGCACCAGTCCAGGAACcagtggaggaggagtgagaaCAGCATCTCTTCCAGTCGGGGGGGCTCTGGTGAAAGAAACTGGAGACAAACGACCCGTCAGCGCTCATAGCATCCTCAACTCGGTCACTCGCCACTCCTCGCTCAAGACCAAG GTGGAGAGTCCGCAGTTAAGGAAGACGACTGCAGCAGGGCGCTCCAAGAGCTTCAGTAACCACCGACCCCTGGACCCAGAGGTCATTGCCCAGGTAGAGCAAAGCTCACAG GACATTGAAGCGGCAATGAGCTCTGCCCTCAGTGAGCTCAGTAAGTCGGAGAGACAGAGCACttccaaacatacacacacccctGACGTGGTCCTGGACACACTGGAGCAGCTGAAAGGTGtgggcggcggaggaggaggaggagcctcgGAGCCCTCCAGCCCACTTCACTCCCGTCTATTGCGGGACAGTGAGGGGGGCTCCTCGCATGCACACCCACTTCAGCGCAGCGCCTCCTCTGCTAGCGACGTGCCCTCCTCCTTCCGCCCCACCAAGAGCCAGCCGCGGAGCCCCCTGCCCTCTGCcacatccccctccctctcctcctcctccctctcctcctctgtaccGTCCTTTAGAGAGCTGCGCCCCCCAGCAACGAGACCCAAGCCCGTGGTTTTCCCAAAgggcggaggagggggtggCAGTCCAGCGATGGgctccccgacctccactgtTCCCCttacacctccacctccccctccacctggaggccacacacactctctccctcacactcctcctcctccgcctcctccccagCCTAATGACAAATCCTGCCCAGCTTAA